In the Microtus ochrogaster isolate Prairie Vole_2 chromosome 21, MicOch1.0, whole genome shotgun sequence genome, AAAGTTCTTTCCATTTGTGGTGTTCAGAAGTAGTTTGATAAAGAAATAACTTAGtttgtcaataaataaatctaaataggTTTCAATGAGAGTTCAGAAGGCAATTTACTTCAGTGAAGCACAGACTTGTAGGCACAGGGAAGGCCACGGTGAGGTAGTGTTTGTGAGAATGGAGAGTGACACCAGAGGAGGGGTGTCCAGGGTGGGAGGATGTCAGTATgctgaggaagaccttgaacaGTGAGGTCACAGGACTTCAGTCATGTGTTTCAGGAAAAGTCAATGGACATGTATGTGTTCACCCTGTGTGTAAGAAAGCATGACCTTGTGTTCATTTCATCATGTAAGAACATCTTGACATCTATTGTTACTCAGTCTTTCTGCATTAATATTGTTACTCCAGGCACATTTTATATAACAGTGTTACTAGTTTATATAACAGTGTTTTATATAACTGAAGTTTTATAACCCTAGATTAAATAACTCCTCTTCCTTCCACCCCAGTAAACACCATtccactttctgcctccacaacAGTGTCTACTTTATTGACCTACTtaacttcgtgtgtgtgtgtgtgtgtgtgtgtgtgtgtgtgtgtgtgtgtgtatgcatggctATAGGTAATAGCCAGAGGCTGGCTTCTGGTATCTTTCCTTAATCATtgcctactttattttttaatttatttttgagactgggtctgtCCCTGGCCTGGGGTTTGCCAAGAAGGCTAGTCTAGTTGACCAGAGAACACCAGGGATCTGCATGTCTTTGCCTCGGCAGTAATAAAGTATgcccagcttttttgtttttcaacatgggttctgggcatcaaactgaGGTCCTCCTACTTTCTGGATAAACAGTTTGCTAATGGGACTCTTCCCCCAGCCCAACAGTGGCTGTTTTAAATGTCACAATTAGTAGACACATGCAGTGCTTCCTTGGTTGTGGCTTCTTTTACTTAGTAGAAAGCTCTTGGGGTTCATCTACACTGTTGGGAATGATGGCATTGTCCTTCTTGAAAGGACATATCCAGTGTCTGAGTGTATGTTCTTGCCATCTTTTCCATACCTAGACACTGACATTTCCatggtttcttttccttggttATTGTGAATGTTATTCCACAATAATATGAGATCCGAATTTCAGTCTTGCATAAAAAACCCaaagtggccaggcagtggtagcgcatgcctttaatcacagcactcgagaagcagaggcagatggatctctgtaagttcgaggccagcctgttctacaagagctagatccagaacaggctccaaagctacagagaaaacctgtcttgaaaaacaaacaaataaaaacaaaatcaaaacgaaacaaacaaaaaaaaaaaccaaataagaatTCCAAAGTAAAATTGCTAGTCGtcgtcgtcttcttcttcttcttcttcttcttcttcttcttcttcttcttcttcttcttcttcttcttcttcttcttcttcttcttcttcctttctttctttctttctttctttctttctcctcctcctcttcctcctcctcatcttatTCCTTATCCCCTTTCTTCTTGAAGAGGTGGTGTTgttctgattttggtttttggagaacCTCCATGCTACTTTTTGTGATGACTTAATCAATGTCTACTGTCACTAACAGCATGGTAGAATCCTTTTCTCCACATCATCACAAACACTTGACATTTGTTTCTTAATAGTAGCCATCTTAATAACTGTGATGAATTGGTTACATATCCCTGATGATTAGTGATGCTTTACACTGTTTTGTACACATTTTAGTCACCTATATGTCCAATTTTGAAAAACTTATCATGTTCTTAGCCCAGTTGAATTGAATTAAGTTTAAAATTTGTAGAAACATCTTACTATTGAATTATAGTTTCTCAAAGAGTTAGGGATTAATCCTTAATCAGGCAtacagtttgcaaatattttctaccATCTCACAGATTGCCTTTCAGTCATCTCAGGGGATATGAACTTGAGATAGTGAAGGGAGGCATAACAGCAATGAATGCCCATCTACTTGATAATCCCTCTGTGGTCAGAGCAGCAACTAACAGTCAGCACAGACCACCAGCATTGATAGAACAAAGTGCTCTTTGCCCACTCTGCTTTCTGCATGCTGTctatgatctttttttctttttagaacaacTGCCATCCTGTAGCTGGTAGTAAAAAACAAGTTGCTATGACTATATTAAGACATTAAACTTATTGACTTCAACTGCAGCTTACTCTCTGAGTCTAATCTCCAGTGTTTAACCCTTGACCCCTTCTTTTAGTGCTATTTCTATGGAGGTGGGGACATGATTACTTCTGCTTCCTATTCCACTGTCTTGCCAGAATCTTCTTCAACTTTTGTTTGTATATGAAAGTCtttatctcattttcattttggaaGGATCATTTCCTAGGTACCATATGGTAGGttgaaaagtttttctttgtatgtctTGAATCATCTCACTGTCTTCTACCCTGCAAGGTTTCTGTTGAAAACTTCACTGGCATTCTAATTGGATCCCGGGAACATGTGCTTTCTACTGCTGCTTGcaaaattcttgttttctttttgaaattttggCAGTTTGCTTATGATGTCTCATAACAATATTAATCTTTAGGTTTATCTTATTTAAAGTCCTTAGGATTCATGTATCTGAACATCCATTTCCTTCTTAACTTTGGATTCTCAGTTATtggttctttaaataaaattccatcttCTCTTTATTGAATTTGCATGGTACATGCATTTCCCTGATTTATGATTCTCACAAGTACGGCAGACTTTCTTCActctttttcattcttattttgtcCACTTTTGTTCTCTTGACTAGAGCATTTAAAGAATCaactatttttgtgtttatgtgagtgtgtgccagAAAAAGAGagccacaaagagagacagaggcagggaggctCACcatgtgtgtgcgcttgtgtggAGGTCCATATTGACTTTGAGTACCTTCTCTTCCCCCCACCTTGCTTTCTAAGACTGGGTCCTTCCTTGTGCCTGGAACTTACCATTTTGTTTTAGCTGGACTGCAGTGGAGTTACCAGCCAGTGCCCCCATGTTGTCTTCTCATGGATGCTGGGGGCTGTAATCAGGTGCTCATGTTTGAGCCACTGCCCAATCTCCTCAGTCCCTCACTTAATGAGAAGTTGTAGACAATCTGTCGTGATTGGTTGACTCTGTCCTCCACTGGCCTTATTCAGCAGTCATTGCCACACCCCTTGACCTTTTATGTTCTGTTATTGTAGTCTTCAACTCCAAGGTTTGCGTTTTGGACATTTtcaagtgaatttttaaaaattatatatatatgtgtgtgtgtgtgtgtgtgtgtgtgtgtgtgtgtgtgtgtgtgtggtatgtgtctaTGTTTTGAGTGCGTGTATGTACATGAATGTGAATGCATGTGGGTGTGCTTGCAAgagtgcctgtatgtgtgtatagtctGGAAATCAACAAGAgatttcttcctcagtcactctcacacagtttttgagacagcatctctccctGTACTAGCAACTCACTGATTTAGCTCTACTTTGACACTGAACCATTTTCTCAGTACCTGTGTTAATTCTtaaacagttacaaaaaaaatcttatttgaaATTCTTACTTTGTTTATAGAATGTCCTCAGGGACTCAGTTGTGGTTTTCAATAGAAAACTATCTTGAATATTTTTGTGTCTCCAGTCTATTTAGGGCTGGgttacatagttttattttttctttgtttaaaacatttctttgcttcttcatttCCTCTATTCTCTTGTGTTGAagcataaacacaataaaaaaaatccctgcatCACTTCCTTTTAAGCCTGGGAGGTGGGGCCCATGCGGAGTCAACATGAGGATGGAGAAATGTTACTTCTGTTCTGGGCCGATCTACCCTGGCTATGGCATGATGTTCGTCCGCAACGACTGCAAGGTGTTCCGATTTTGCAAATCCAAGTGTCATAGAAACTTCAAGAAGAAGCGGAATCCACGCAAGGTCAGGTGGACTAAAGCCTTCCGGAAGGCAGCTGGCAAGGAGCTCACGGTGGACAActcatttgaatttgaaaaacGTAGAAACGAACCTGTGAAGTATCAGCGAGAGCTGTGGAATAAAACTATTGATGCAATGAAGAGGGTTGAAGAGATCAAACAGAAACGGCAGGCCAAGTTTATAATGAACAggttgaagaaaaacaaagagctaCAGAAGGTTCAGGATATCAAAGAAGTCAAACAGAACATCCATCTTATCCGGGCTCCTCTTGCAGGCAAAGGAAAGCAGCTGGAGGAAAAAATGGTACAGCAGTTACAGGAGGATATGGACATGGAGGGCACTTCCTGATGGTGCTGCCTGCAGCCAGCCCTGTGCACACTGGAAACCAGTGAAGACTGTCggtgttcttaaaaaataataaaaggggggcagggggtgttcttcttgaacacggggcacaggacagacacgcacggcggaacaaacacagacacgacacggcggctcccatgtgggtccactttaatgggggagggaaacacaaaaggacgaaggatgtgggacacacgaggaaaaggcaggacgagagggggGGGGAGNNNNNNNNNNNNNNNNNNNNNNNNNNNNNNNNNNNNNNNNNNNNNNNNNNNNNNNNNNNNNNNNNNNNNNNNNNNNNNNNNNNNNNNNNNNNNNNNNNNNNNNNNNNNNNNNNNNNNNNNNNNNNNNNNNNNNNNNNNNNNNNNNNNNNNNNNNNNNNNNNNNNNNNNNNNNNNNNNNNNNNNNNNNNNNNNNNNNNNNNNNNNNNNNNNNNNNNNNNNNNNNNNNNNNNNNNNNNNNNNNNNNNNNNNNNNNNNNNNNNNNNNNNNNNNNNNNNNNNNNNNNNNNNNNNNNNNNNNNNNNNNNNNNNNNNNNNNNNNNNNNNNNNNNNNNNNNNNNNNNNNNNNNNNNNNNNNNNNNNNNNNNNNNNNNNNNNNNNNNNNNNNNNNNNNNNNNNNNNNNNNNNNNNNNNNNNNNNNNNNNNNNNNNNNNNNNNNNNNNNNNNNNNNNNNNNNNNNNNNNNNNNNNNNNNNNNNNNNNNNNNNNNNNNNNNNNNNNNNNNNNNNNNNNNNNNNNNNNNNNNNNNNNNNNNNNNNNNNNNNNNNNNNNNNNNNNNNNNNNNNNNNNNNNNNNNNNNNNNNNNNNNNNNNNNNNNNNNNNNNNNNNNNNNNNNNNNNNNNNNNNNNNNNNNNNNNNNNNNNNNNNNNNNNNNNNNNNNNNNNNNNNNNNNNNNNNNNNNNNNNNNNNNNNNNNNNNNNNNNNNNNNNNNNNNNNNNNNNNNNNNNNNNNNNNNNNNNNNNNNNNNNNNNNNNNNNNNNNNNNNNNNNNNNNNNNNNNNNNNNNNNNNNNNNNNNNNNNNNNNNNNNNNNNNNNNNNNNNNNNNNNNNNNNNNNNNNNNNNNNNNNNNNNNNNNNNNNNNNNNNNNNNNNNNNNNNNNNNNNNNNNNNNNNNNNNNNNNNNNNNNNNNNNNNNNNNNNNNNNNNNNNNNNNNNNNNNNNNNNNNNNNNNNNNNNNNNNNNNNNNNNNNNNNNNNNNNNNNNNNNNNNNNNNNNNNNNNNNNNNNNNNNNNNNNNNNNNNNNNNNNNNNNNNNNNNNNNNNNNNNNNNNNNNNNNNNNNNNNNNNNNNNNNNNNNNNNNNNNNNNNNNNNNNNNNNNNNNNNNNNNNNNNNNNNNNNNNNNNNNNNNNNNNNNNNNNNNNNNNNNNNNNNNNNNNNNNNNNNNNNNNNNNNNNNNNNNNNNNNNNNNNNNNNNNNNNNNNNNNNNNNNNNNNNNNNNNNNNNNNNNNNNNNNNNNNNNNNNNNNNNNNNNNNNNNNNNNNNNNNNNNNNNNNNNNNNNNNNNNNNNNNNNNNNNNNNNNNNNNNNNNNNNNNNNNNNNNNNNNNNNNNNNNNNNNNNNNNNNNNNNNNNNNNNNNNNNNNNNNNNNNNNNNNNNNNNNNNNNNNNNNNNNNNNNNNNNNNNNNNNNNNNNNNNNNNNNNNNNNNNNNNNNNNNNNNNNNNNNNNNNNNNNNNNNNNNNNNNNNNNNNNNNNNNNNNNNNNNNNNNNNNNNNNNNNNNNNNNNNNNNNNNNNNNNNNNNNNNNNNNNNNNNNNNNNNNNNNNNNNNNNNNNNNNNNNNNNNNNNNNNNNNNNNNNNNNNNNNNNNNNNNNNNNNNNNNNNNNNNNNNNNNNNNNNNNNNNNNNNNNNNNNNNNNNNNNNNNNNNNNNNNNNNNNNNNNNNNNNNNNNNNNNNNNNNNNNNNNNNNNNNNNNNNNNNNNNNNNNNNNNNNNNNNNNNNNNNNNNNNNNNNNNNNNNNNNNNNNNNNNNNNNNNNNNNNNNNNNNNNNNNNNNNNNNNNNNNNNNNNNNNNNNNNNNNNNNNNNNNNNNNNNNNNNNNNNNNNNNNNNNNNNNNNNNNNNNNNNNNNNNNNNNNNNNNNNNNNNNNNNNNNNNNNNNNNNNNNNNNNNNNNNNNNNNNNNNNNNNNNNNNNNNNNNNNNNNNNNNNNNNNNNNNNNNNNNNNNNNNNNNNNNNNNNNNNNNNNNNNNNNNNNNNNNNNNNNNNNNNNNNNNNNNNNNNNNNNNNNNNNNNNNNNNNNNNNNNNNNNNNNNNNNNNNNNNNNNNNNNNNNNNNNNNNNNNNNNNNNNNNNNNNNNNNNNNNNNNNNNNNNNNNNNNNNNNNNNNNNNNNNNNNNNNNNNNNNNNNNNNNNNNNNNNNNNNNNNNNNNNNNNNNNNNNNNNNNNNNNNNNNNNNNNNNNNNNNNNNNNNNNNNNNNNNNNNNNNNNNNNNNNNNNNNNNNNNNNNNNNNNNNNNNNNNNNNNNNNNNNNNNNNNNNNNNNNNNNNNNNNNNNNNNNNNNNNNNNNNNNNNNNNNNNNNNNNNNNNNNNNNNNNNNNNNNNNNNNNNNNNNNNNNNNNNNNNNNNNNNNNNNNNNNNNNNNNNNNNNNNNNNNNNNNNNNNNNNNNNNNNNNNNNNNNNNNNNNNNNNNNNNNNNNNNNNNNNNNNNNNNNNNNNNNNNNNNNNNNNNNNNNNNNNNNNNNNNNNNNNNNNNNNNNNNNNNNNNNNNNNNNNNNNNNNNNNNNNNNNNNNNNNNNNNNNNNNNNNNNNNNNNNNNNNNNNNNNNNNNNNNNNNNNNNNNNNNNNNNNNNNNNNNNNNNNNNNNNNNNNNNNNNNNNNNNNNNNNNNNNNNNNNNNNNNNNNNNNNNNNNNNNNNNNNNNNNNNNNNNNNNNNNNNNNNNNNNNNNNNNNNNNNNNNNNNNNNNNNNNNNNNNNNNNNNNNNNNNNNNNNNNNNNNNNNNNNNNNNNNNNNNNNNNNNNNNNNNNNNNNNNNNNNNNNNNNNNNNNNNNNNNNNNNNNNNNNNNNNNNNNNNNNNNNNNNNNNNNNNNNNNNNNNNNNNNNNNNNNNNNNNNNNNNNNNNNNNNNNNNNNNNNNNNNNNNNNNNNNNNNNNNNNNNNNNNNNNNNNNNNNNNNNNNNNNNNNNNNNNNNNNNNNNNNNNNNNNNNNNNNNNNNNNNNNNNNNNNNNNNNNNNNNNNNNNNNNNNNNNNNNNNNNNNNNNNNNNNNNNNNNNNNNNNNNNNNNNNNNNNNNNNNNNNNNNNNNNNNNNNNNNNNNNNNNNNNNNNNNNNNNNNNNNNNNNNNNNNNNNNNNNNNNNNNNNNNNNNNNNNNNNNNNNNNNNNNNNNNNNNNNNNNNNNNNNNNNNNNNNNNNNNNNNNNNNNNNNNNNNNNNNNNNNNNNNNNNNNNNNNNNNNNNNNNNNNNNNNNNNNNNNNNNNNNNNNNNNNNNNNNNNNNNNNNNNNNNNNNNNNNNNNNNNNNNNNNNNNNNNNNNNNNNNNNNNNNNNNNNNNNNNNNNNNNNNNNNNNNNNNNNNNNNNNNNNNNNNNNNNNNNNNNNNNNNNNNNNNNNNNNNNNNNNNNNNNNNNNNNNNNNNNNNNNNNNNNNNNNNNNNNNNNNNNNNNNNNNNNNNNNNNNNNNNNNNNNNNNNNNNNNNNNNNNNNNNNNNNNNNNNNNNNNNNNNNNNNNNNNNNNNNNNNNNNNNNNNNNNNNNNNNNNNNNNNNNNNNNNNNNNNNNNNNNNNNNNNNNNNNNNNNNN is a window encoding:
- the LOC101979876 gene encoding probable ribosome biogenesis protein RLP24, producing the protein MRMEKCYFCSGPIYPGYGMMFVRNDCKVFRFCKSKCHRNFKKKRNPRKVRWTKAFRKAAGKELTVDNSFEFEKRRNEPVKYQRELWNKTIDAMKRVEEIKQKRQAKFIMNRLKKNKELQKVQDIKEVKQNIHLIRAPLAGKGKQLEEKMVQQLQEDMDMEGTS